In the genome of Rhodoferax sp. BAB1, one region contains:
- the mlaE gene encoding lipid asymmetry maintenance ABC transporter permease subunit MlaE — protein MSWWRPSDVGYAVRRKLGDMGYAARLFLRLLQLAGPTFKRFSLVRDQVHLLGNHSLAIIVVSGLFVGFVLGLQGYYILVDFGSDEALGQMVALSLVRELGPVVAALLFAGRAGTSLTAEIGLMKAGEQLSAMEMMAVDPIRRILAPRFWGGVIAMPLLAAVFSAVGVMGGWLVGVVMIGIDPGAFWSQMQGGVDVWQDVGNGVVKSIVFGFTVTFVALLQGYEAQATPEGVASATTRTVVMASLAVLGLDFILTAMMFTI, from the coding sequence ATGAGCTGGTGGCGACCATCGGACGTGGGGTATGCCGTGCGCCGCAAGCTGGGTGACATGGGTTACGCCGCTCGGCTTTTCCTGCGTCTGCTGCAGCTGGCGGGCCCCACCTTTAAGCGTTTCAGCCTGGTGCGTGACCAGGTGCACCTGCTGGGCAACCACTCGCTGGCCATCATCGTGGTCTCGGGCCTGTTCGTCGGTTTCGTGCTGGGCCTGCAGGGTTATTACATCCTTGTGGACTTCGGCTCGGACGAGGCCCTGGGCCAGATGGTGGCGCTGAGCCTGGTGCGTGAACTCGGCCCCGTGGTGGCCGCCCTGCTGTTTGCCGGGCGGGCCGGCACGTCGCTGACGGCCGAGATCGGCCTGATGAAGGCCGGTGAGCAACTGAGCGCCATGGAGATGATGGCGGTGGATCCGATCCGCCGCATTCTGGCGCCGCGATTCTGGGGGGGCGTGATCGCCATGCCCCTGCTGGCTGCCGTCTTCAGCGCAGTGGGTGTGATGGGGGGCTGGCTGGTCGGCGTGGTCATGATCGGCATCGACCCCGGCGCTTTCTGGAGCCAGATGCAGGGTGGTGTGGATGTCTGGCAGGACGTGGGCAACGGTGTCGTCAAGAGCATCGTGTTCGGTTTCACGGTCACCTTTGTCGCCTTGCTGCAAGGTTATGAGGCGCAGGCCACGCCTGAAGGGGTAGCGAGTGCCACCACGCGGACGGTGGTGATGGCCTCGCTGGCAGTTCTGGGTCTGGATTTCATCCTGACCGCCATGATGTTTACGATTTGA
- a CDS encoding ABC transporter ATP-binding protein gives MAASSDTSLVELRNVTFGYSDRVILDKVSLSVPRGKVTALMGASGGGKTTVLRLIGGQNRAQEGEVLFDGEDVTRMDPQQLYVARRRMGMLFQFGALFADLSVLENVAFPLREHTDLTEELLRDVVLMKLNAVGLRGARDLMPSEVSGGMARRVALARAIVLDPELVMYDEPFAGLDPISLGTAAQLIRRLNDSLGITSIVVSHDLEETFQIADKVVILANGGIAAQGTPDEVKRSTDPLVQQFVQARAEGPVHFHYPGPTVQQDFGGEAA, from the coding sequence ATGGCTGCATCATCAGATACCTCCCTGGTCGAGCTGCGTAACGTCACCTTTGGCTACAGTGACCGTGTCATTCTGGACAAGGTCAGCCTGAGCGTTCCGCGTGGCAAGGTCACCGCCCTGATGGGCGCCTCCGGTGGCGGCAAGACCACCGTCCTGCGCCTGATCGGTGGGCAGAACCGCGCCCAGGAGGGCGAGGTGCTGTTCGATGGTGAGGACGTGACGCGCATGGATCCGCAGCAGCTCTACGTGGCGCGACGTCGCATGGGCATGCTGTTCCAGTTCGGCGCCTTGTTTGCCGACCTCAGCGTCCTGGAGAACGTCGCCTTTCCGCTGCGTGAACATACCGATCTGACCGAAGAGCTGCTGCGTGATGTCGTGCTGATGAAGCTCAATGCCGTCGGTCTGCGCGGTGCGCGTGACCTGATGCCCAGCGAGGTGTCCGGCGGCATGGCACGGCGCGTCGCGCTGGCACGCGCCATCGTGCTGGACCCCGAGCTGGTGATGTACGACGAGCCCTTCGCCGGCCTGGACCCAATCTCCCTGGGGACGGCGGCCCAGCTCATCCGCCGGCTCAACGACAGCCTGGGCATCACCAGCATCGTCGTCTCGCACGATCTGGAGGAAACCTTCCAGATTGCCGACAAGGTGGTGATCCTGGCCAATGGCGGCATTGCAGCCCAGGGCACGCCCGATGAGGTGAAGCGATCCACCGATCCGTTGGTACAGCAGTTCGTGCAGGCCCGGGCCGAAGGGCCGGTGCATTTCCACTACCCGGGCCCGACGGTACAGCAGGATTTTGGCGGGGAGGCCGCATGA